Proteins from a single region of Chryseobacterium sp. T16E-39:
- a CDS encoding cation:proton antiporter — protein sequence MELYYSFSALIVLASIFAYLNYRFLKLPSTIGIMVIAIVVSIFLVLFGETVLPRTFGHLHKLMNSIDFTEVLMGAMLNFLLFAGGIHININDLKEQFRPVLIFSTAGVVISTFIVGFGMFYLLPLVGIKLPFIYCLVFGALISPTDPVAVLSILKQANVSKSLETKVAGESLFNDGMAVVVFTVVLQLAIGKEVDLGVESIGLLLIKEAGGGLLLGVLLGWITSRLMREVDDYIISVLVTLSVVMGGYLIARQMHISGPLTMVAAGLFMGNFNVRFKMKSITQDYLIKFWELIDEILNAVLFLFIGFELLMIKDLNHFIIPGLIAIIVVLAARFISIWGPTKFMSFRTRFSPQTIKVLFWGGIRGGVSIALAMSIPKSEYSNIILSITYCVVVFSIVVQGLTIAKVANPKKIAKEEQEQESIALDDTV from the coding sequence GTGGAATTATATTATTCATTTTCAGCATTAATAGTTTTAGCATCGATATTCGCCTATCTTAATTACAGGTTTCTTAAGCTTCCAAGTACGATCGGGATCATGGTTATTGCGATCGTGGTTTCAATTTTTCTGGTTTTGTTTGGGGAAACCGTATTGCCGAGAACTTTTGGGCATCTTCATAAATTAATGAATAGTATTGATTTTACGGAAGTGCTGATGGGGGCTATGCTTAATTTTCTATTGTTTGCCGGAGGAATTCATATTAATATCAATGATCTTAAAGAGCAGTTCAGGCCTGTTCTCATATTTTCAACCGCTGGAGTTGTGATTTCTACATTTATTGTAGGATTTGGAATGTTTTACTTACTGCCTTTGGTAGGAATCAAACTTCCGTTTATCTATTGTCTTGTTTTTGGGGCCTTGATATCGCCTACAGATCCGGTTGCAGTTCTCAGTATTCTTAAACAGGCAAATGTCTCAAAGTCTCTTGAAACTAAAGTTGCTGGGGAGTCTCTTTTTAATGATGGGATGGCGGTTGTGGTGTTTACTGTTGTATTGCAGTTGGCCATTGGAAAAGAAGTGGATTTAGGTGTGGAAAGTATTGGTCTGCTTTTGATCAAAGAAGCTGGAGGAGGCTTGTTGCTGGGTGTTTTGCTTGGTTGGATAACTTCCAGATTAATGCGTGAAGTTGATGATTATATTATTTCGGTGCTGGTGACTCTTTCTGTAGTAATGGGAGGTTATCTTATTGCCCGGCAGATGCACATATCCGGACCGCTTACGATGGTTGCAGCAGGTTTGTTTATGGGTAATTTTAATGTGAGATTCAAAATGAAATCGATCACACAGGATTACCTTATTAAATTCTGGGAGCTGATCGATGAAATCCTGAATGCTGTATTGTTTTTATTTATTGGGTTTGAACTTTTGATGATTAAAGATTTGAATCATTTTATTATTCCTGGGCTTATTGCTATTATTGTGGTTTTGGCGGCAAGATTCATCTCAATTTGGGGTCCGACAAAGTTTATGTCTTTCAGAACAAGGTTTAGCCCGCAAACGATAAAAGTTTTGTTTTGGGGTGGAATCAGGGGTGGTGTTTCTATTGCATTAGCCATGTCCATTCCTAAAAGTGAATACAGTAATATTATTTTAAGTATTACTTATTGTGTAGTGGTATTCTCCATTGTTGTGCAGGGACTTACAATAGCAAAAGTTGCCAATCCAAAGAAGATTGCTAAAGAAGAGCAGGAACAGGAAAGTATTGCTTTAGATGATACTGTTTAA